A stretch of DNA from Candidatus Binatia bacterium:
AAGTTTTACGCAGCCCGCATCCCCATGCCCGCATCCGTCGCATCGACGCCTCCCGAGCCCGCCAAGTTCCGGGAGTAAGGGCCGTTATCACCGGCCCGGAGATCCCAAACCGCTTCGTCGGCAAGATGATCCGCGACATGCCGGTTCTCTGTTGGGACGTGGCGCGATTCGTCGGCGATAGGGTCGCCGCCGTGGCCGCCGAGACGCTCGAAGCCGCCGAAGAGGCTCTGGCTCTCATCCAAGTCGATTACGAGGAGCTGCCGGCGGTGTTCGACCCGCTGGAGGCAATGCGGGACGGTGCTCCGCTCATTCACGCAAACGTTGCAGGTTATGACGGTGCGCCCAAAGAGCGGCTGGCGTTGGATATACACAACGGGCTGACGCGTCTCGCCTGGCGCAAGGGTGACGTCGAGCGGGGCTTTCGCGACGCGGACGTGGTGCTGGAGCATAATTTTCGTATTCCAGGCCGGCACCAGGGATACCTCGAGCCGCACGCCGGAGTCGTGGCCATCGAGCGCGACGGCCGGATCCAGGTGTGGGTCTCGGCGAAAAATCCGTTCGGCGTCCGGACTCAACTGGCCAAAGCGGTGGAGGTTCCTGAGGATCGCGTGCGCGTCAACGTGGTCAACGTCGGCGGCGAGTTCGGCGGTAAAGGCGACGCTTTCGATCTGCCCGTCGCCTATTTTCTCGCGCGCGAGTCGGGACGGCCGGTGAAGATCGTCATGACCTACGCCGAGGAGCTGACGGCAAGCAACCCGGCGCATCCCACCATCGTCACCGTGCGCAGCGGTGTCAAGCGCGACGGGCGCATCGTGGCCCGCACTCTGCGGGCGGTCCACGCCAGCGGCGCTTACGGAGCTCTGAAAGCCAACGCCGCTCTGGCGACGTGGCATTATGCCGGCGGCCCTTATCGCGTGGAGAACGCGGTCGTCGAGTTTCTTCAAGTCTACACCAACACCGTGCCCGGCGGTTATTATCGGAGCCCCGGCTCCGTGGCGACGTTCTTCGCGCTCGAATCCCACACGGACATCCTCGCGCAGGAACTCGGCATGGACGCCGCGGAGTTTCGCTTGAAAAATCTGATCTGCGACGGCGATGTCGATGCGGTAGGACAGCGAGTGCAAACCGTGCGGTTCCGGGAGGTGCTTCAGGCCGCGTTGGAGGCGGCCGGGCCGAAAAAGCCGAAGCCGGGCGCCAACTCCGGCCGCGGCATAGCCCTCTTCGGGCGTCACATCAGCGGTGGCGACACCGGGGTCGTGCTCAGCCTCGATGCCGACGGCGTTTTCACGGTGATCAGCCCGACCATCGATCAAGGCGCGGGCACGCACACGATCTTGCGCCAGCTTGTCGCCGAGGAGATGGGAGTTCCGATTGAACAGGTGCGCGTAATCGTCGGCGATACCGACATCGCCCCGCGCGACAGCGGCGCGAGGGCGAGCCGGGTGACTTACGTCGCCGGTCGCGCCGCCGTTCAAGCGTGCGGCGAGCTACGGGAGCGGTTACTCGGGTACGCGTCGCGCATCCTGGAGTGCGCGCCCGAGGACATCGAGTGCCGCGCGGGCAAGTTCCGTCTGCGGCAAGACCCCAACCAACAAGTGAGCTTGAGCAGGGTCGTCGCCTCCTCTGGGCGGCCTCTCACGGTCACGGTCCATGAAGATTTGCCGCAGCCCGACGACGTCACCTACACCTGCGCGCAGATTGCGGAGGTCGAGGTCGACCCGGAGACCGGGCAAGTGCGGCTCCGCCGCCTCGTCACCGCCCACGACGTGGGCACGATCATCAACCCGATCACTCATCAAGGCCAAATCGACGGCGCCGCAATCATGGGCGTGGGCCAAGCCCTCATGGAAGAGCTGGTCATCGACAGCGGCCGCGTCGGCAACGCGAACCTGGGCGACTACAAGCTGCCCACGGCAGCCGATATTCCCGAATTGAAGACGGTGCTAGTGCGCTCCGGCGGCGGCCTCGCGCCGTATGACGCGAAAGCCATCGGCGAATTCGCCAACAACAGTCCTCCCGCGGCCGTCGCCAACGCCGTTGCCGACGCCATAGGAGCGCGCCTCTTCGAGCTGCCGATCACGGCGGAAAAGGTTTATCATGCTCTCGAAGCGCACAAACGGAGGAAACATGAAAAGCGGTAAGGTCTCAGTTGTTTTATTTCTTATTCTCCTGACGGGAGGTTTCACGCGCGCGGCCATTGGCCAGGAGAAGATTCGCATCGGCGTGCCGTTGTTCCCGACGGTTTCGTTTCCGGTATTCATCGCGCAGGAGAAGGGCATTTTTGAAAAGAACGGCTTGAAGTCCGAAATCATCAGGATCAACAGCGAGCCGACGACGTATCAAGCGCTGATTTCGGGCGACATCGACGCCACTTCCGGAGCGCCGACCGGCCTGGTCCAATCTAATCTGCAGGGCGTGCCGGTGGTTTCGCTCGGAAGTTGGGACAACCTCGTTTCGTACACCCTGGTGGCACGGGACAAGATCGACGATCTCTCGCAGTTGAAAGGGAAAAAAGTCGGCATCAATAGACTCGGCGGCAAATCGTCGCTGGTTCTCCGCGTCATGCTGGAGGATGCGGGCCTCAATACCATGAAGGATGTTGTTTTGTTGCAACTCGGCGGCTCTCAAGAAAGGCTCGCGGCCCTGATGAGAGGAGGCATCGACGCGGCCCCTGTAGATTTTGCCTTTGAGCCCAAAATGAAGCAGATGGGCTTTTTTCTCGTCACCGGCAAAAAACGCCGTTCATGAACGGCCCCATCGCCGTGAAAGTCTCTTCTTTACAATCGAACCGTTCCAAGTGGGTGCGCTTCGTCAAGGCGTATTTGGAAGCGACCGCTTACCTGACGACGAATAGAGAAGGCTCTTTGGAAGTTTTACGGCGCGCCCTCCAATTAGAAGACAAGGAAACGCTCGAGCACGCCTACGAGCAGATGCGCGCGCGCGCCACTGTCGATCTGGTTCCGCCGGACGCGGCGGTCGACAACCTGATCAAGATGATGGCTTACGTCGACAAGCGGGCGTCGTCGGTGGAGAAGGGCGCGCTCGCGGATTATTCCATCTTGAAAGAGTTGGGGCAGGGCAAGACGAAAAAATAACCATGAATGAAGTTCATTTCGTCGATACCACCTTGCGCGACGGGCAACAGAGCCTCTGGGCGCTGGGGATGAGGACCGGCGCCATGCTCTCCATCGCGGAGCAGATGGACCGGGCGGCCCTCCAAGGGACAATCGACCTAGACATCACACTCTCAGCCCAGTATTTCCGGCTCCGGTATCCGAATCTTGGCTATCAGTGGAATATGGTCCGAGGCAACGCGCGTGAGCGGCGTGCGGAAGCACGACACGTCGATGAGAGCCGACGGCGGAGAGACCCAGATGCGATCCAGGCCGAAAAGGGGAAACGGAGCGGGAAAAGTTTTCATCAGCTTGTTTTTTCCGAAGCGCGCCTCCAACCAGCGCAGCGGCCGGCCGAACGGCAGCCATTCGTTGATGTCGCTTAAGAGTATGACCATGCGCGTGCGCTCGACGGACAACGCGTCCAAAAGCCGCGCTACCTGGAATCTCCGCTCCGACGGCCGGAGTCCCAGATGCGTTACGACGACGCGCACGGCTTTGCCGCCGATTTCGAGATCCGCGTCGATCGCGCCGCGCGGCTCCCGTCCGGGCATAGTGAGATCGAGCCGTTCGACGTTGAGAATCTTGAACTTCGTGAGCAGAACATTGCCGTACTCGCCGCTCCTCCGCATCAAGAATCTGCCCGGCACCGCCTGCAGGCCGCAGCACGAAGCGAGATAGTTCATTTGGTGCGATTCGACCCTGCCGTCGGATTCGGAATGCACTTCCTGCAGGCCGACGATGTCGGCGCGGCTCTCTTTGATAACGTCGGCGATGCGGCACGGGTCGCGGCGCCGGTCCCATCCGACGCATTCGTGAATGTTGTAGGAGAGCGCAGAGAAGAGCGGCATAGTTCGGCGCGCAGGCTATCGGGAGTTGTCCGCTGCCGTTGGTTTGTGAGTCTCCGTATTCCCGGTATTTTGTTCGTTGCCCAGCCAGCGGCGAAACCACGCGGCGCCCACCAACATGATCGTCAATATCGCCGCCAGAATGGAGAGAGTGACCGCGCTGGGACGACGGATCATCTCTTCAAGCTGGCTTCCCAGGAAGGTGATCGCGATGACTCCGGGACTCATGCCGATCAATGTCCCCAAAACGAAATCGCGAAACGGCACGTGGACGGCGCCCGCGGCCAGATTCACGACCGAATAAGGAGCGACCGGAATCATTCGAATGGCGACGACCGCAAGCACGCCGTGTTTCGAGATCAATCGATGGAGCCGGTGCCAGCGCCGTCCGGTAAAACGCGCCACGGTGTCTCTCCCGAGACGGTAGCCGATTGCGTAGATTAAAATGGCGCTGAGAACACAGCCGAGCAGCGAATAGATCAAGGCCGTCCATGGTCCGAAAGCGAACGCGGTGGCGGCGATCAGGATCGTCACCGGAAACACGGCCAAACCGCCGAGCAGATAAACGCCCAAAACAAGTAATGGCTCGGCGTGGTTTTCCTCGAGCGACGCCTCCCATGCCGCGATCGTATCAATGTCGAGCCATTCTCCCAGAGGGGTCCAGCGCCAGGCCGCCGCAAGAACGAACAGGATGACCAAAGTAACCGCGCCGCGAAGCATAGCGCCGCCGGTAAACCGGCGTTGCTCCGGCGGGACTAGTTCTTTAACGACCACATCGGGCGCGATGGGCGCTTCCGGGTCGATCACGGCGGAATCGGGGATCATCTGATCCAGCAAGTCCGGAACCGCGCCATTCAGAGATTGCAAGCTGCGCTTTTTGTTGCCGCGCAGGCGGTCGATCGCGGCGATGAGCGAGCTTGTCTCCGTCACGGCCGCGTTCAGCTTTTCCAGCGGCACGTCCAGATGCTCGGCTATGAGAGAGCTGCGAAAGCGGGCGATGCGCTTTTCGACTTCTGGGCGCCCGTCCGCTTCGAACGCGAGATCGCATTCCGTGTCGAGTCCCATGGAACGATTGGCGAGATTCGCCGAACCGACACGTACCAGACGGTCGTCCACGACCAGAAGCTTTGAATGAACCGACATGCAGCGTTTGTCCAGGCCGTCTATAAAAGGGCAATAGACGCGGAGCCGATGATGCCGGTCCGCCTCGCGCAACCGCTTCAACAAGCGCGCGCGGAGAACGTCCATGATCGCCGCTTCGAGCCAGCCCTCGCTGTTTTTCGAGATGACCAGCACGACCTCCGGACCGTCCGCTTCGCGCAGCCGATTCACGAGCGCGTCGCCGACGACCGCCGAGCTGAGATACTGATTTTCGCAGTAAATCGAGCGCCGCGCCGATGCGATGGCGTCTTTGAGCAGCGCCTCTATCTCGCGTACCTCCTTTTTTTCCCCGTATGCCGGCTCGGTGCGGGCGATGGCGATATCGACGTCGGTGACGTCGGGCGTGAGCGAAGGCGGCCAGGGATCCGAGGACGTCCTTGGGGCCTGAAGGCGTTCGCCGGTCGCGCGCCGCCAGCGGTCTCGGACGAGACTTCCTAACGCTGCGGCGGCGTTGCCGTCCACGGCGATCTGAACGTCGTGATGCGGCGGCAGCATGTTCCCATTGAGGTCGGTTCTTCGGGAATCTTTGCACGGATGCTTCGGAGTATCCCATCGTCCCTTGGACAGGTCGAGCCCACCTACGAAAGCTATGGCATCGTCGACGACGACGATCTTTGAATGGTGTGAAGCGCCCAATGGATGGTTGGCATCCAGGTAAAAATGGATGCGCGGATGGAACGTGGGAACCGGCTCGCGGTCGAGCGTGTAAAGCGCGGGAGCGCTCCAAATAAGAATGTGGATCTGCAGATCGCGACGCCGTTCGACGAGAGCGTTAAGAAAGCTTCTAAGGTCCTGGGAGGCAGCGGTCGGATTTTCGGCTGACGGCGTGAGGCGGACGCGGCTGTCGAAGTCCCATCCTAAAATGAGAATGGATTTCTCCGCCCGCGCGAAAACCTCGGCCACGGCGGAAAAATAGGCAGCGCCGTCGATCAGCAACTTGACGCGCGCGGCGGGCGCAACTTTCCAACAATTTTTTCCGTCCTGCAAAATACGCGGCGAAACCATTGCATAAAGTTTACCAGACGTAGGGAAAACCACCAGTTAGGTTAAGACCCGATACATTCCGTGACATGACGGAAAATCTACCTGTTCAACGCATGTCCTGGGAAAAA
This window harbors:
- a CDS encoding xanthine dehydrogenase family protein molybdopterin-binding subunit, whose protein sequence is MDALRVVGAPVLRAEGPDKVAGRCIYTADVKLPGLLWGKVLRSPHPHARIRRIDASRARQVPGVRAVITGPEIPNRFVGKMIRDMPVLCWDVARFVGDRVAAVAAETLEAAEEALALIQVDYEELPAVFDPLEAMRDGAPLIHANVAGYDGAPKERLALDIHNGLTRLAWRKGDVERGFRDADVVLEHNFRIPGRHQGYLEPHAGVVAIERDGRIQVWVSAKNPFGVRTQLAKAVEVPEDRVRVNVVNVGGEFGGKGDAFDLPVAYFLARESGRPVKIVMTYAEELTASNPAHPTIVTVRSGVKRDGRIVARTLRAVHASGAYGALKANAALATWHYAGGPYRVENAVVEFLQVYTNTVPGGYYRSPGSVATFFALESHTDILAQELGMDAAEFRLKNLICDGDVDAVGQRVQTVRFREVLQAALEAAGPKKPKPGANSGRGIALFGRHISGGDTGVVLSLDADGVFTVISPTIDQGAGTHTILRQLVAEEMGVPIEQVRVIVGDTDIAPRDSGARASRVTYVAGRAAVQACGELRERLLGYASRILECAPEDIECRAGKFRLRQDPNQQVSLSRVVASSGRPLTVTVHEDLPQPDDVTYTCAQIAEVEVDPETGQVRLRRLVTAHDVGTIINPITHQGQIDGAAIMGVGQALMEELVIDSGRVGNANLGDYKLPTAADIPELKTVLVRSGGGLAPYDAKAIGEFANNSPPAAVANAVADAIGARLFELPITAEKVYHALEAHKRRKHEKR
- a CDS encoding ABC transporter substrate-binding protein yields the protein MKSGKVSVVLFLILLTGGFTRAAIGQEKIRIGVPLFPTVSFPVFIAQEKGIFEKNGLKSEIIRINSEPTTYQALISGDIDATSGAPTGLVQSNLQGVPVVSLGSWDNLVSYTLVARDKIDDLSQLKGKKVGINRLGGKSSLVLRVMLEDAGLNTMKDVVLLQLGGSQERLAALMRGGIDAAPVDFAFEPKMKQMGFFLVTGKKRRS
- a CDS encoding endonuclease/exonuclease/phosphatase family protein: MPLFSALSYNIHECVGWDRRRDPCRIADVIKESRADIVGLQEVHSESDGRVESHQMNYLASCCGLQAVPGRFLMRRSGEYGNVLLTKFKILNVERLDLTMPGREPRGAIDADLEIGGKAVRVVVTHLGLRPSERRFQVARLLDALSVERTRMVILLSDINEWLPFGRPLRWLEARFGKNKLMKTFPAPFPLFGLDRIWVSPPSALIDVSCFRTPLTRVASDHIPLIAKIRIPEPEILG
- a CDS encoding VTT domain-containing protein, producing the protein MVSPRILQDGKNCWKVAPAARVKLLIDGAAYFSAVAEVFARAEKSILILGWDFDSRVRLTPSAENPTAASQDLRSFLNALVERRRDLQIHILIWSAPALYTLDREPVPTFHPRIHFYLDANHPLGASHHSKIVVVDDAIAFVGGLDLSKGRWDTPKHPCKDSRRTDLNGNMLPPHHDVQIAVDGNAAAALGSLVRDRWRRATGERLQAPRTSSDPWPPSLTPDVTDVDIAIARTEPAYGEKKEVREIEALLKDAIASARRSIYCENQYLSSAVVGDALVNRLREADGPEVVLVISKNSEGWLEAAIMDVLRARLLKRLREADRHHRLRVYCPFIDGLDKRCMSVHSKLLVVDDRLVRVGSANLANRSMGLDTECDLAFEADGRPEVEKRIARFRSSLIAEHLDVPLEKLNAAVTETSSLIAAIDRLRGNKKRSLQSLNGAVPDLLDQMIPDSAVIDPEAPIAPDVVVKELVPPEQRRFTGGAMLRGAVTLVILFVLAAAWRWTPLGEWLDIDTIAAWEASLEENHAEPLLVLGVYLLGGLAVFPVTILIAATAFAFGPWTALIYSLLGCVLSAILIYAIGYRLGRDTVARFTGRRWHRLHRLISKHGVLAVVAIRMIPVAPYSVVNLAAGAVHVPFRDFVLGTLIGMSPGVIAITFLGSQLEEMIRRPSAVTLSILAAILTIMLVGAAWFRRWLGNEQNTGNTETHKPTAADNSR